From Aerosakkonema funiforme FACHB-1375, one genomic window encodes:
- a CDS encoding DUF3419 family protein, translating to MICSPPSEIAFSQVREDPTIELRAIEHLAAKQGHPLRVLLIASGGCTVLSLLSCSAVALVEAVDLNPAQLHLVELRRQALLYLSLDEQLKLIGADLTATEDDRISIYAQLRSQLPETTRVFWDARQSQIGFGVNRVGRFEQLFRELSAHFADDGIDPLTSPENAIAHPRWRTIFETVFERGKLARTFGEAAVNYSMERSFGEHFADMFAIALQRFVPSENYFLTQVWADRYSDGVDGVPLYLQPSVQNKIRYLGTDRLGLHQGAFVEVMPQLARENKFDLIQFSNISDWMPLSDLHNMLASAVSCLQPGGMLIGRRLNGDLDLAAVMEECVLVDRQFSTELLTSDRSFFYREVVVGVKE from the coding sequence GTGATTTGCAGCCCTCCCTCTGAAATTGCTTTTTCCCAAGTGCGGGAAGACCCTACAATTGAGTTGCGTGCGATCGAGCATTTAGCCGCAAAACAAGGTCATCCGTTGCGAGTCTTGCTAATTGCTTCCGGTGGCTGTACAGTACTCAGTTTGCTTTCCTGTTCTGCTGTGGCGCTGGTGGAAGCTGTCGATCTCAATCCCGCCCAACTGCATCTGGTGGAGTTACGCAGACAGGCATTATTGTATCTATCTCTCGATGAGCAGTTAAAGTTAATTGGGGCAGATTTAACGGCGACTGAGGACGATCGCATATCGATTTACGCACAATTGCGATCGCAACTTCCAGAAACTACGCGGGTGTTTTGGGATGCGCGACAATCACAAATTGGCTTTGGTGTCAATCGCGTCGGGCGTTTTGAGCAGTTATTTCGGGAACTGTCCGCCCATTTTGCAGATGATGGAATAGATCCGCTGACTTCTCCAGAAAATGCGATCGCACATCCCCGGTGGCGAACTATTTTTGAGACTGTGTTTGAAAGAGGAAAACTGGCACGCACTTTTGGAGAAGCGGCGGTGAACTATTCAATGGAACGCAGTTTCGGCGAGCATTTTGCGGATATGTTTGCAATTGCTTTGCAGCGATTTGTGCCGAGTGAAAATTACTTTTTGACGCAAGTTTGGGCCGATCGCTACAGCGATGGAGTGGATGGAGTTCCCCTTTATTTGCAGCCATCTGTGCAAAATAAGATTCGTTATTTGGGAACTGATCGACTGGGACTGCATCAAGGTGCATTTGTTGAAGTAATGCCGCAATTAGCAAGAGAAAATAAATTTGACTTGATTCAGTTTTCTAATATTTCTGACTGGATGCCTTTATCCGATCTACACAATATGTTGGCAAGTGCTGTGAGTTGTTTGCAACCGGGTGGTATGCTAATTGGACGGCGACTCAATGGCGATCTCGATTTGGCAGCCGTTATGGAGGAGTGTGTTTTAGTCGATCGTCAGTTTAGCACCGAGTTGCTGACATCAGACCGTTCGTTTTTTTATCGAGAAGTTGTTGTTGGGGTGAAGGAATAG
- a CDS encoding GNAT family N-acetyltransferase, translating into MKIHRIAYEERSHFQPGIVAIEQAAIYPLGDDFFQIDHGKDYFAFFDRLGEVNYYVAVDVSDRSVAGVGAGVLRQVPYCQGEEVRPAWYLCDLKVHPDYQRQHLSLRLLRHALDGNIFRCDRGYTISMNKGDRTPNRLVSVLERFSPVKFSRTATLLIYSLDAENMRRYSSLLVEHRGNISYLSLRGIKDLKLQSTAEYLPLLHVQWGAIASTGISQPVPGYVHMFCVPENDDLAQALVTEGIFPTATASVVSHGMDKCDWRFILTSDI; encoded by the coding sequence ATGAAAATTCACCGCATTGCATATGAGGAACGATCGCATTTTCAACCCGGTATCGTGGCGATCGAACAAGCTGCTATTTATCCGCTGGGGGATGATTTTTTCCAAATTGACCACGGCAAAGATTATTTTGCTTTTTTCGATCGCTTGGGTGAAGTAAATTACTATGTCGCTGTCGATGTTTCCGATCGCAGCGTTGCAGGTGTTGGGGCGGGTGTGCTGCGCCAAGTTCCCTACTGTCAAGGCGAGGAAGTCCGTCCGGCTTGGTATCTGTGCGATTTGAAAGTTCATCCGGATTACCAACGTCAACACCTTTCCCTGCGACTGCTGCGCCACGCCCTTGATGGTAATATTTTTCGTTGCGATCGCGGATATACTATTTCTATGAATAAGGGCGATCGCACTCCCAATCGTCTGGTAAGCGTTCTGGAACGATTTAGTCCGGTAAAATTTAGCCGCACAGCTACACTATTAATATACAGTTTGGATGCAGAAAATATGCGCCGCTACTCATCCCTACTTGTGGAACATCGCGGCAATATTTCCTATCTATCGCTGCGGGGTATAAAAGATTTAAAACTGCAAAGTACCGCAGAATACTTGCCTTTGCTGCACGTCCAGTGGGGTGCGATCGCATCGACAGGCATTTCGCAGCCTGTACCGGGGTATGTGCATATGTTCTGCGTGCCAGAAAATGACGATTTGGCACAAGCGCTTGTAACTGAAGGCATCTTTCCCACAGCAACTGCTAGTGTAGTCAGTCACGGTATGGATAAATGCGATTGGCGTTTTATTTTAACTAGCGATATTTGA
- a CDS encoding vWA domain-containing protein: MPKLTRILFATALTLSILCFPLKAFAKAKIQMAILLDSSNSMDGLIDQTRTQIWQIVNSLSKVTKDGEAPELEVALYHYGNDSLPSQEGFVRLLTGFTSELDLVSEKLFSIQTNGGQEYAGWVIRSAMQQLNWSKDKEDFRVIFIAGNEPFDQGPVRWSQAVNLAVNGDILVNTIYCGAAESQERQLWASGATLAKGSHFNINQDKKIEFIKSPYDEQIATLNAQLNQTYIPYGARGAAGQERQAIEDRNSAENIASRGVSKASQYYNNASWDLIDALDRGIVTLEQLSDDALPPAMRGMSLGQKREYVARKKAERARIQATIRELSQKRDEYVQKQRQANVNSGENTLDYVMIQSLRQQLAAKGFKLQ, translated from the coding sequence ATGCCAAAACTCACTCGCATTTTATTCGCTACAGCCCTAACCTTGAGCATCTTGTGTTTTCCTCTCAAAGCTTTTGCCAAAGCGAAAATTCAGATGGCCATCCTGCTCGATTCTAGCAATAGTATGGATGGACTGATCGACCAAACGCGGACGCAAATCTGGCAAATAGTTAATTCTTTGTCTAAAGTAACTAAAGATGGCGAAGCACCGGAGTTAGAAGTCGCTCTTTACCATTACGGTAACGATAGTTTACCGTCCCAAGAAGGTTTTGTGAGACTTTTAACTGGATTTACTTCTGAGTTAGATTTGGTTTCTGAAAAGCTATTTAGTATCCAAACTAACGGGGGTCAAGAATATGCCGGTTGGGTAATTCGATCGGCTATGCAGCAATTAAACTGGAGTAAAGACAAAGAAGATTTTCGCGTTATTTTTATTGCGGGTAACGAACCTTTCGATCAAGGGCCGGTACGTTGGAGTCAAGCTGTCAATCTCGCTGTGAATGGAGATATACTCGTTAATACGATCTACTGCGGTGCGGCGGAAAGTCAGGAGCGACAACTTTGGGCTTCGGGAGCTACTTTAGCAAAGGGCAGTCACTTCAATATTAACCAAGACAAAAAGATTGAATTTATTAAGTCGCCTTACGATGAGCAAATTGCTACTTTGAATGCACAACTCAATCAAACTTACATTCCCTATGGTGCGAGAGGAGCAGCCGGACAAGAACGTCAGGCTATTGAAGACCGTAACTCAGCTGAAAATATAGCATCTCGCGGTGTATCGAAAGCTTCTCAATATTATAATAATGCTTCTTGGGATTTAATTGATGCTCTCGATCGAGGTATCGTTACCCTTGAACAATTATCAGATGATGCTTTGCCGCCAGCTATGCGGGGTATGAGTTTAGGGCAAAAACGCGAGTATGTAGCGAGAAAGAAAGCGGAAAGAGCGCGAATTCAAGCCACAATTCGCGAGTTATCTCAAAAACGCGACGAATATGTGCAAAAACAGCGCCAAGCTAATGTCAATAGTGGCGAGAATACGCTGGATTATGTCATGATTCAAAGTCTCCGCCAGCAATTAGCTGCTAAAGGGTTTAAGCTACAATAA
- a CDS encoding iron-containing redox enzyme family protein: MQILEDKPFAIEDFPIAPSLIWEDLIAIPTLEAAVLRVAAVYDFRRHPYIIWMQSNSTSRDAFRRSQLPFRFAVESFSQALAAVLARTPLLEARLPLAENVAEEHGHGERLRSHKYTFRQYLRALGATAAELETACSTNVLAFNQSILTYCLTQPGEVGAAMLGIIEYLYVGISGSIAHTLRDRAWTAPGSQSHYAVHEKLDTEHARDLLILAEPAWNEPRSRVLVAQGLVLGAHYFWSLYRDLQPSL; encoded by the coding sequence ATGCAAATATTAGAAGACAAACCTTTTGCCATTGAAGATTTTCCGATCGCACCCTCCCTAATTTGGGAAGATTTAATCGCCATTCCCACCTTAGAAGCCGCCGTGTTGCGGGTAGCAGCAGTTTACGATTTTCGTCGCCATCCTTATATAATCTGGATGCAAAGCAACTCCACATCCCGCGACGCTTTTCGCCGCAGTCAATTACCATTTCGATTTGCAGTCGAATCTTTTTCCCAAGCACTTGCAGCTGTGTTGGCGCGGACACCACTGCTGGAGGCGCGACTACCCTTGGCGGAAAATGTGGCGGAGGAACACGGACACGGAGAACGTCTGCGTTCTCATAAATACACATTTCGTCAATATCTGCGTGCGTTGGGTGCAACCGCCGCCGAATTGGAAACTGCTTGCAGCACAAACGTTCTGGCCTTCAATCAGTCTATTTTGACTTACTGCTTAACCCAACCGGGAGAAGTTGGTGCGGCAATGCTGGGTATCATTGAGTACCTGTACGTGGGGATTAGCGGATCGATCGCACATACGCTGCGCGATCGCGCTTGGACAGCACCCGGTAGCCAATCCCACTATGCAGTACACGAAAAACTCGACACCGAACACGCCAGAGATTTACTGATCTTAGCAGAACCAGCCTGGAATGAGCCGCGTTCTCGCGTTCTTGTGGCACAAGGACTTGTTCTCGGCGCACACTATTTTTGGAGTCTTTATCGTGATTTGCAGCCCTCCCTCTGA
- a CDS encoding glycogen/starch/alpha-glucan phosphorylase, whose amino-acid sequence MQTVPNPVLECKPIIQVEDDRTGLSIEALKRGFLDNLFYVQGKFSGIATKNDCYMALAYTVRDRLFKRWVDTAETYTKNGSRTVCYLSAEFLMGPHLGNNLINLGIYDQVKQAIEELGLDFYELLEQEEEPGLGNGGLGRLAACYLDSMASLEIPSLGYGIRYEFGIFEQKIQDGWQVEITDKWLRFGNPWDVARPEWSVEVKLGGHTESYVDENDRYRVRWIPFQVVKGIPYDTPILGYKVNTANTLRLWAAEAPESFDFEAFNSGDYVKAVQAKMTSENLSKVLYPNDNVSQGKKLRLAQQIFFVSCSLQDMIRIMKGQKIPLEKFHEKFVIQLNDTHPSIAVAELMRLLVDEYGMEWEQAWEITTKAFAYTNHTLLPEALEKWPLGLFGELLPRHLQIIYEINGRFLDDVRIKFPDDFDRLKRMSLIDESGERYIRMANLACVGSFAINGVAQLHTELLQKDVLHDFYEMYPEKFNNKTNGITPRRFMVLSNPRLCELIDSKIGNTWIKNLHELRQLEAFAEDVEFRHKFRQIKQAIKQDLAEYIKAKNGIDVDANSLFDIQAKRFHEYKRQHLNALHIITLYNRIKANPNIDITPRTFLFGGKAAPGYYIAKLTIKLINSIGEVVNRDPDVRGRLKVVFLEDYSVKFAQRVYPAADLSEQISTAGKEASGTGNMKFALNGALTIGTLDGANVEIREEVGEENFFLFGLTAEEVYAKKAQGYDPMYYYNRDPELKLAIDRISSGFFSHGDANLFKPLLDTLLHRDEYMLLADYRSYIECQEQVSQAYRDVENWTRMAILNVARMGKFSSDRSISDYCEDIWQIQPVKIELSEYLQTDVDRLKIINEESFAI is encoded by the coding sequence ATGCAAACTGTACCTAATCCAGTCCTCGAATGTAAGCCAATTATTCAGGTAGAAGACGATCGCACGGGATTGAGCATTGAAGCGCTCAAACGAGGGTTCTTGGATAACCTTTTCTACGTACAAGGCAAGTTTTCCGGGATTGCGACGAAAAACGATTGCTACATGGCATTAGCTTACACAGTGCGCGATCGCTTATTCAAACGCTGGGTAGACACTGCCGAAACTTACACAAAAAACGGTTCGCGGACGGTTTGCTATCTTTCCGCAGAATTCCTCATGGGCCCACACCTGGGTAACAACCTGATCAATTTGGGTATCTACGACCAAGTTAAACAAGCCATTGAAGAATTGGGACTCGACTTCTACGAATTACTCGAACAAGAAGAAGAACCCGGACTGGGTAATGGCGGTTTGGGGCGATTAGCTGCCTGTTACCTCGATTCGATGGCCAGCTTGGAGATTCCCTCTCTAGGTTACGGCATTCGTTACGAATTCGGTATTTTCGAGCAAAAAATTCAAGATGGCTGGCAAGTCGAAATCACGGACAAATGGTTGCGCTTCGGCAATCCGTGGGATGTCGCCCGTCCGGAATGGTCAGTAGAAGTGAAACTGGGCGGTCATACAGAATCTTATGTTGACGAGAACGATCGCTACCGAGTCCGCTGGATTCCCTTCCAAGTTGTCAAAGGCATCCCCTACGACACACCCATTTTAGGATACAAAGTCAACACTGCCAATACCTTAAGATTGTGGGCAGCGGAAGCACCGGAATCCTTCGATTTTGAAGCCTTCAACTCAGGCGATTACGTAAAAGCCGTGCAAGCCAAGATGACTTCCGAGAATCTCTCGAAAGTCCTCTACCCCAACGACAACGTATCCCAAGGTAAAAAATTGCGGTTGGCGCAGCAAATCTTTTTCGTGTCATGTTCCCTGCAAGACATGATTCGGATTATGAAAGGGCAAAAGATTCCCTTGGAAAAATTCCACGAAAAATTTGTCATTCAACTCAATGATACCCATCCTTCGATCGCCGTCGCCGAATTGATGCGATTGTTAGTGGACGAATACGGAATGGAGTGGGAACAAGCTTGGGAGATTACTACCAAAGCTTTCGCTTATACCAACCATACCCTCTTACCAGAAGCCTTAGAAAAATGGCCTCTGGGCTTGTTTGGGGAACTATTGCCCCGACACCTGCAAATTATTTATGAAATTAACGGTCGTTTCCTCGACGATGTGCGGATCAAGTTTCCCGATGATTTCGATCGACTCAAACGAATGTCCCTCATTGACGAAAGCGGCGAACGCTACATCCGCATGGCCAATTTGGCTTGCGTAGGCAGCTTTGCGATTAATGGGGTGGCGCAATTGCACACCGAACTGCTGCAAAAAGATGTCTTGCACGACTTCTACGAAATGTATCCGGAGAAGTTCAACAACAAGACAAATGGCATCACCCCGCGCCGTTTCATGGTATTGAGCAATCCCCGACTGTGCGAACTTATTGACAGCAAAATTGGCAACACCTGGATCAAAAATTTGCACGAACTTCGCCAGTTAGAAGCTTTTGCAGAAGATGTAGAATTTCGCCATAAATTCCGGCAAATCAAACAAGCAATCAAGCAAGATTTAGCTGAATATATCAAAGCCAAAAACGGTATTGATGTCGATGCCAATTCCTTGTTTGATATTCAAGCCAAACGCTTCCACGAATACAAGCGCCAGCACTTAAATGCGCTGCACATCATTACCCTGTACAACCGCATCAAGGCAAATCCCAATATTGATATTACGCCGCGCACTTTCCTATTCGGCGGCAAAGCAGCCCCAGGTTATTACATCGCCAAGTTGACTATCAAATTAATCAATTCGATCGGTGAAGTAGTCAACCGCGACCCGGATGTCAGAGGACGACTGAAAGTTGTTTTTCTGGAAGATTACAGCGTTAAATTTGCCCAACGAGTTTATCCGGCGGCGGATTTATCGGAACAAATTTCTACAGCCGGAAAGGAAGCTTCTGGAACTGGAAACATGAAATTTGCTCTGAATGGGGCGCTCACTATTGGCACCTTAGATGGCGCGAATGTGGAAATCCGCGAAGAAGTAGGAGAAGAAAATTTCTTCCTGTTTGGATTAACCGCAGAAGAAGTGTATGCCAAAAAAGCGCAGGGCTACGACCCGATGTATTATTACAACCGCGACCCAGAATTGAAATTGGCGATCGATCGCATTTCTTCCGGCTTCTTCTCTCACGGCGATGCCAATTTGTTTAAACCTTTGTTAGATACCCTATTGCATCGCGATGAATATATGCTATTGGCAGACTATCGCTCTTATATAGAATGCCAAGAACAAGTCAGTCAAGCTTACCGAGATGTAGAAAACTGGACGCGGATGGCCATTTTAAATGTAGCGCGGATGGGCAAATTTTCTTCCGATCGATCGATTAGCGATTATTGTGAAGATATTTGGCAAATTCAACCAGTCAAAATAGAATTGTCAGAATATCTGCAAACAGATGTCGATCGATTGAAGATCATCAACGAAGAGTCATTCGCGATCTAA